A segment of the Takifugu flavidus isolate HTHZ2018 unplaced genomic scaffold, ASM371156v2 ctg348, whole genome shotgun sequence genome:
actcaataacaatcatgcagcagtatgtaaatgtaaagttctcaccccacatgacagtgatgtttctttcttctgtttggacaacacagccatagatgttggtgtggatcagggggacctcagctgtcaggatgaggatcactgatccatccccagaaggcaacgggccagttacagtgatccagtttgccttggtggccccgtcttcagtcagagacactgaacgcactgatttgtcagtactggtgacgtggcacttcagcaatgccttggttctgtcaacagggttggcaaacacacggagatctgcaggaggatagaaaaggtgatgatcagggtgggaccagccaggggaagaaaagatacttttgtatgtgttcaggttaattcctgaattatgtccAATGAGCCAAATCTGTGTGGTTGTTAGATTTTACATGCTGTGTCGTAAAAAACAGGTATTTCATGAATCTGtgtaagtcctcacaaagatacaagtacaaatatatgtgtatgtttattcacctgttcttttttctatttcttttaatttgatgTGGTGGATCATTTCTAGACAGTATCTCCTGATGAATTGTCCAAACAAATGGTTCCGAGTCTCATAGCcgttccacgaatctttaatcatttctgcagaaggagacagggctttccatttctgagctccagcatcaaactgaatgaaaccctctccattcactgcccagttgtcaaaagcagattcaagcctctcgtctgacgtgatgcagccacgccgccgttgaacatctacaaggattattttatgtaaaatgttcagttcatcttcaacaaaataaacacatgacaaagcaaatgtgctacaaacttactccgtgtgtgattgatgaatttagaaatcgctttgagagcatcaaaaacatcataacatgctgctgtgcaggtCCCAAttaagttgtgggattccaggacgggtttgaagtgttcttgttgtgtcccactgtcacagtgagagatcacaactccatcaaactctgtaacttgttcaaaatggggcccagatccaggctgaacacgtcctgtagacaagaactcaagagaatgggaacctgaaacacacaaaacaaatggagtcaaaactctggaccctcacagtgggatcagcggttctgacaaaaataatcatgttataaattgatcccaatctcaggtcttgtcaaattaatattgaaagatgtaaacagtttaatattatggttaattattttaaaccttaagctgtgagtcgtatctgctcaaattggtggacggtatcaaaaaaagcaaaaaatctctttgatcatcatcattgatcctctttgagccagaccaccacatgtcaggataaaaacccacatctcatctcctctcatcctgatcaccagaactcctcagggctgcttcctcgttcccctactataatccctcttcacaaacactcaactggacaaaacaccactaaaaacaaacaaccagaatgaaaaacagcctctttccacaagctgtgaaggaaacatggagcagcaggatgagaaacaggtcaaaagacccaacaataacccaaaatatcataatagattcctcataaactgaatataaacaaggtttactacagcacctgaacaggcaccaataagaaaagagctttaatctccactctcttcgtactctgtgtgcaggcatcaaaatcaaagcaaatcctcagatagtcaacaactaaaaaatacatccGTGTTTGGACAGTTAACTGCAACTTTCATGCATATGcttttgatattaaaatattaaataaatattaaaacacacacacacacacacacacacacagggcagaggTACTTTAGCAGAGGTTTTATCAACCGGAAGTATCAGTGTGCGCTACTGCTGCGCCCCCTAACGGCTCAGTCAGGAACAGTCCCCGCACTGGAAACGGAAGCACTGAAGTTTCCTCGTTCGGTTGCACATGTTAGCGTTTAGAATAGTGTCACTGCCCAAATATAttcaagtatttcaccagcttcctggtgcattattcgctattgatgtttttattgcagagctaaacaaaaacaaagggcgtTTTTGAATGTTCTTGAAAAGTCGATGGCAGTATCACCGACCAGTTGAGGTGTTCAATCAATCAcgtcattttgaatattttatattcatgcaggagtttggggagagttgttttaatcagaatcatTGTGTGTTCTTTGATTAGCATGTTGCTCTAAAAGGTGTTGGATGCCTAAAGGAGTCATGTGAGATTGTGAGTCTTTGGGGGGCATCTGAGAGGAACAAGACCAAATGTGGGAGAAGAGCATCTACACAGAgagctgattgattgtttgtctatttcttatttcttcctgagaaaagcgcaacacagcgctcagaacgtgtgtgtaaagaaagtttcctcaacttaccgcattctgctgctgggagcaggatccaaaacagaagacaaatgttcatcttcctaaatgaagaCGAGTGTCGCGGGGGTTTGAATGAGGGAGAAAGTCGTAATTCAAAAAGAGCGCTGGAACCGccttgtgggcggagcctccggACAGCACCAATCAATACCCCCCAGAGAGGTGACGTCTGGGTCCAAACACGTGATTCACTGACACCGCCTCGTCAAGATTCGGACAGGTTGAGATTTAAGCACATAAACTCCTGATAACCGTATTTAAAAAATTAAcagtttgtgtgttgttgtagtAGGTAGTAGGTGTACTGTATACGGTGGCCGAGaagtgcaaaacacttttacaaatgacgaaacaaatttacaaatgacgaaacaaatttacaagtaacgaaacacttttacaagcggctgaaacaaatttacaagtaacattttctaccggaaagggaattaccgacccttggtacgtttgggccaatggatgcgttccgtcggtacagttggtaataccctttccgtaagaaaaagcagccggcagaaaacaaatttacaagttacttttcttacggaaagggtattaccaactTACTTTTTCTGCCGAAAAGGGAATTACCATCATTTGAATCGAAagcgggtaaggacttcatcgtgacgcaggatccacagacacagcagcctcGCCTTCCgcaaagaaaaaatgttcaGGTAGATATACATGATGTACATGGTGATGTGCTTTTCCAAGTAGttataacaaaaaacaaaacaaacctctGCTCCCCCTACACACTGTAATGATGGTCATACCTTTGGCAATTGTAATACCTAATAGATTGAATATATGCTCTCACACTAAAACTCCTGTATCCTATAATGATCTTGTCAGTGAGAAGCTGACctttaaaggaaaacaagccCAATCAAATGTTTCCTCATAAACTGGAGTAAAAGAAAACCAAGTTCTTTAAATATGTATCACACAGGCTCTtagaaaaacatttattttaatacaggacataaaaatatacatacattaGAAAGCAGACATTTATtagataaaaaaagaacaaatagaGAACATTTTCTGTTGATACAATCATCCTCTTAAATATTCTTCAAGGTGCTTctgaagtgtgttttcatttcttccaGGGGTGATTTATAGGTTCAGAGCTTTAGCACCCAGAGTGCCTGGCTGGTTCAAAAGATGACACTCTGGTCATTCCAGTTAATGAGTTCATTCAACACAATTTAGGAGtcttagttaaaaaaaatcatggaaAAGTGATCTTCCTCCCTGAAACT
Coding sequences within it:
- the LOC130520335 gene encoding zinc-alpha-2-glycoprotein-like isoform X4, with translation MKFCLLLYWVLLPAAECGSHSLEFLSTGRVQPGSGPHFEQVTEFDGVVISHCDSGTQQEHFKPVLESHNLIGTCTAACYDVFDALKAISKFINHTRNVQRRRGCITSDERLESAFDNWAVNGEGFIQFDAGAQKWKALSPSAEMIKDSWNGYETRNHLFGQFIRRYCLEMIHHIKLKEIEKRTDLRVFANPVDRTKALLKCHVTSTDKSVRSVSLTEDGATKANWITVTGPLPSGDGSVILILTAEVPLIHTNIYGCVVQTEERNITVMWDGNTLDGRYILYIHMTLWRIIGIIFTVCCLISVMTLLCKSHFFDCNFQVSL
- the LOC130520335 gene encoding RLA class II histocompatibility antigen, DP beta chain-like isoform X3, yielding MNICLLFWILLPAAECGSHSLEFLSTGRVQPGSRPHFEQVTEFDGVVISHCDSGTQQEHFKPVLESHNLPGTCRPACYDVFDALKAISKFTNHTRNVQRRRGCITSDERLESAFDNWAVNGEGFIQFDAGAQKWKALSPSAEMIKDSWNGYETRNHLFGQFIRRYCLEMIHHIKLKEIEKRTDLRVFANPVDRTKALLKCHVTSTDKSVRSVSLTEDGATKANWITVTGPLPSGDGSVILILTAEVPLIHTNIYGCVVQTEERNITVMWDGNTLDGRYILYIHMTLWRIIGIIFTVCCLISVMTLFHKRGKSDEETFLMSPLKNNWGKMDFIHGGLEQRRHQ
- the LOC130520335 gene encoding RLA class II histocompatibility antigen, DP beta chain-like isoform X1 codes for the protein MKFCLLLYWVLLPAAECGSHSLEFLSTGRVQPGSRPHFEQVTEFDGVVISHCDSGTQQEHFKPVLESHNLPGTCRPACYDVFDALKAISKFTNHTRNVQRRRGCITSDERLESAFDNWAVNGEGFIQFDAGAQKWKALSPSAEMIKDSWNGYETRNHLFGQFIRRYCLEMIHHIKLKEIEKRTDLRVFANPVDRTKALLKCHVTSTDKSVRSVSLTEDGATKANWITVTGPLPSGDGSVILILTAEVPLIHTNIYGCVVQTEERNITVMWDGNTLDGRYILYIHMTLWRIIGIIFTVCCLISVMTLFHKRGKSDEETFLMSPLKNNWGKMDFIHGGLEQRRHQ
- the LOC130520335 gene encoding zinc-alpha-2-glycoprotein-like isoform X2, with protein sequence MNICLLFWILLPAAECGSHSLEFLSTGRVQPGSGPHFEQVTEFDGVVISHCDSGTQQEHFKPVLESHNLIGTCTAACYDVFDALKAISKFINHTRNVQRRRGCITSDERLESAFDNWAVNGEGFIQFDAGAQKWKALSPSAEMIKDSWNGYETRNHLFGQFIRRYCLEMIHHIKLKEIEKRTDLRVFANPVDRTKALLKCHVTSTDKSVRSVSLTEDGATKANWITVTGPLPSGDGSVILILTAEVPLIHTNIYGCVVQTEERNITVMWDGNTLDGRYILYIHMTLWRIIGIIFTVCCLISVMTLFHKRGKSDEETFLMSPLKNNWGKMDFIHGGLEQRRHQ
- the LOC130520335 gene encoding zinc-alpha-2-glycoprotein-like isoform X5; this encodes MKFCLLLYWVLLPAAECGSHSLEFLSTGRVQPGSGPHFEQVTEFDGVVISHCDSGTQQEHFKPVLESHNLIGTCTAACYDVFDALKAISKFINHTRNVQRRRGCITSDERLESAFDNWAVNGEGFIQFDAGAQKWKALSPSAEMIKDSWNGYETRNHLFGQFIRRYCLEMIHHIKLKEIEKRTDLRVFANPVDRTKALLKCHVTSTDKSVRSVSLTEDGATKANWITVTGPLPSGDGSVILILTAEVPLIHTNIYGCVVQTEERNITVMWDGNTLDGRYILYIHMTLWRIIGIIFTVCCLISVMTLLFTREEKVMRKLFS